A genomic segment from Salvia splendens isolate huo1 chromosome 13, SspV2, whole genome shotgun sequence encodes:
- the LOC121762841 gene encoding probable serine/threonine-protein kinase PBL25: MIRECCVPFNLKAIIMTCFSCFSTRRRAAKRYTEKKKGAFPPSIPHQNPSPQSHRNSSSQQPSNENPRKTAAEATINKTITSREGGEKNNIAGDSNNIAAQTFTFRELAAATKNFRQEYLLGEGGFGRVYKGRLDKTDQLVAVKQLDRNGLQGNREFLVEVLMLSFLHHQNLVNLIGYCADGEQRLLVYEYMQLGSLEDHLLDLPPNRSPLPWFTRMKIALHAAKGLEYLHDKAHPPVIYRDLKSSNILLDKDYNTKLSDFGLAKLGPIGDKTHISTRVMGTYGYCAPEYQRTGQLTVKSDVYSFGVVLLELITGKRAIDSRRGPEQQNLVTWAEPIFMEPGRFSELADPLLRGEFPKKSFKQAVAISAMCLQEDATVRPLISDVVTALSCLPLQGDAGYSCSVSPHLTDEITSKERDRAVSEAIAWGSKSTHN; the protein is encoded by the exons ATGATCAG GGAATGTTGCGTGCCTTTTAATCTAAAGGCTATAATAATGACATGTTTTTCTTGCTTCTCGACTCGAAGGAGAGCAGCAAAGAGGTAcacagaaaagaaaaaaggagcATTCCCTCCATCCATTCCCCATCAAAACCCATCTCCACAGTCACACCGTAATTCTAGCTCCCAACAGCCATCCAATG AAAACCCAAGAAAGACAGCAGCAGAAGCTACAATTAACAAGACAATTACAAGCAGAGAAGGAGGAGAGAAGAACAATATTGCAGGAGATAGCAACAATATTGCAGCTCAAACTTTCACTTTTAGGGAGTTGGCCGCAGCCACAAAAAATTTTAGGCAAGAATATTTGCTTGGTGAAGGTGGATTTGGTCGTGTTTACAAAGGTCGTCTTGACAAAACTGATCAG TTGGTAGCAGTTAAGCAACTTGATCGCAACGGTCTGCAAGGGAACCGAGAGTTTCTTGTTGAGGTTCTAATGTTGAGCTTTTTACACCACCAGAATCTGGTGAACCTAATTGGCTACTGTGCGGATGGCGAGCAGAGACTTCTTGTGTACGAATATATGCAGTTGGGATCTCTTGAAGACCATCTTCTTG ACCTACCCCCTAATCGGTCACCACTACCTTGGTTCACAAGGATGAAGATCGCATTACATGCTGCCAAAGGTCTGGAGTATTTGCACGATAAGGCACACCCTCCTGTGATCTACCGCGACCTGAAATCATCCAACATATTGCTGGACAAAGACTACAACACCAAGTTGTCTGATTTTGGGCTCGCCAAGCTTGGACCTATTGGAGATAAGACTCATATATCTACAAGGGTTATGGGAACATATGGATATTGCGCTCCCGAGTATCAACGCACAGGTCAGCTTACCGTCAAATCAGATGTATATAGCTTCGGCGTTGTTCTTTTGGAATTAATCACAGGAAAAAGAGCCATTGATAGCAGAAGGGGTCCCGAGCAACAAAATCTTGTGACATGG GCTGAACCCATTTTCATGGAGCCGGGTAGATTCTCGGAACTGGCGGATCCACTACTTAGAGGTGAGTTCCCCAAGAAAAGCTTCAAGCAAGCAGTTGCAATATCAGCCATGTGTCTTCAAGAAGATGCAACAGTCCGGCCTTTGATCAGTGATGTAGTGACAGCGCTCAGTTGCCTTCCTTTGCAAGGGGATGCGGGATACTCCTGCTCTGTTTCTCCCCACTTGACTGATGAAATCACTTCTAAAGAACGCGACAGAGCAGTTTCCGAAGCCATAGCATGGGGCTCCAAGTCTACACATAATTAG
- the LOC121761264 gene encoding putative E3 ubiquitin-protein ligase LIN, which produces MAMSLEELLAEEGFKRRKDKMKGRASFASERPLLAVRRTERTRSDIPRTDSNAEFSTSGSFSMRKPRDNEPDKAIASYEHLRGPEITEVIQSDEGMERLHKDMHSTKVHGRVKHEGNHSAPLDDIVMENQKDRNNSFKHTYPHAEGRSNKVVETGSKFDESRSIRQNMIDEAQAAPALDEAAVKAIISIISGHAKRFLDDEDFRTSLHHNTFASLNLIGSDESLSTESKVVGNLKEAIETIERTAEEESANLKELKRASLQLSVITGLNSSDLKDGVPNLRFSACAHLYLSVIYVLQKKDKVAAKHLLQVFCDSPFQARTMLLPDLWEHLFLPHLLHLKVWYDKETHSVVDSPSIMNLKLLDKAYNESMDSGTCRFAMYYKDWMINGEKEPSVPVIGIPSFSIHSMLRGGLLGHTSSPASHVSPQPMVSKELYVEVCKHADKPGVESDFDEEEKFDRSSNGPAPQDKQLILCTRASSVRADKEVDPVRESPPENERVIMQIKEPELPIQELQENYESWNGKHVRYSIPKDFVCPLTGLLFRNPVTLETGETFEQETIADWFSTQGCFMCPVTRKTLQYQAVPPTNLILKRIIDKWKTDYIEHILALLSQVTSGDGGGIEVYDTNMIISILGQLLPVFSEEQRIVHARRVLSLGGLRLLLISFQSSICEEKTFIVELLCCCVEADADCRNRIARDINQSNLLEMLHSEQLVSRKKAVLLLAELVCFNRRTRVKRFLERLGDEELRNAIGHLNMYLQTCPLEETPLVAVLILHIDLLSGRCASNTYKQKAVDALTASLISSLTDNEKVQNKCCRALLILGGFFSSSGKLMTEDWILKLAGFPNGPDSDDAEDCTTVTTAFASEYEEEEAARERWLMSLSASLVGDGKKSFLDAVSKCLRLGKPDLVRVCLTTVAWLSFSLASLHDTRHQVSAFSALISPLKQYLEYGVLVEQRALAALSLLNFSTIPECRILLMKIGDEIGPSLDELAEVTWTATELYTIIYCQRR; this is translated from the exons ATGGCAATGTCACTGGAGGAGCTTCTGGCTGAGGAAGGATTTAAGAGGAGAAAGGACAAAATGAAGGGCAGAGCTTCCTTTGCTTCCGAGCGTCCTCTGCTGGCTGTGAGAAGAACTGAGAGGACGAGATCTGATATACCTCGTACCGATTCCAACGCTGAATTTTCAACAAGTGGCAGCTTCTCAATGAGGAAGCCAAGGGACAATGAACCTGATAAAGCTATTGCTTCATATGAGCATCTGCGTGGTCCGGAGATAACTGAGGTGATTCAAAGTGATGAGGGAATGGAGAGGCTTCATAAAGATATGCACTCGACTAAAGTTCATGGCCGCGTCAAACATGAAGGGAATCATTCAGCTCCTTTGGATGATATAGTGATGGAAAATCAGAAAGATAGGAACAACTCCTTTAAACATACTTATCCTCATGCTGAAGGAAGATCAAACAAAGTTGTTGAAACTGGAAGCAAGTTTGATGAAAGTAGAAGCATTAGACAAAACATGATTGACGAGGCTCAAGCTGCCCCCGCTCTTGATGAAGCTGCTGTTAAAGCAATCATTTCTATCATCAGTGGGCACGCGAAGCGGTTTCTTGATGATGAGGATTTCAGGACATCCCTTCATCATAATACCTTTGCTTCCCTAAATTTGATTGGATCCGATGAAAGCCTGAGCACTGAAAGCAAAGTCGTAGGAAATCTCAAAGAGGCTATCGAGACCATTGAAAGAACTGCAGAGGAGGAGAGTGCAAACTTAAAGGAATTGAAAAGGGCTTCACTGCAGCTTAGTGTGATCACAGGATTAAACTCGAGTGATCTGAAGGATGGAGTTCCGAATCTAAGGTTCTCGGCTTGTGCACATCTTTATCTCAGTGTAATATATGTGCTGCAGAAGAAGGACAAGGTTGCAGCAAAACATCTTCTTCAAGTATTCTGCGACTCGCCATTCCAGGCACGAACAATGCTGCTGCCTGATTTGTGGGAGCATCTATTTCTTCCTCATCTCTTACATTTGAAGGTGTGGTACGATAAGGAAACTCACTCGGTGGTAGACTCCCCAAGTATTATGAATCTGAAGCTGCTTGACAAAGCTTATAACGAAAGTATGGATTCAGGAACGTGTCGATTTGCAATGTACTATAAAGATTGGATGATAAATGGGGAGAAAGAACCTTCAGTCCCTGTCATTGGAATTCCTTCTTTCTCTATTCACTCGATGTTAAGGGGAGGCTTGCTAGGCCATACAAGTAGTCCTGCTAGTCACGTCTCGCCTCAGCCAATGGTCAGTAAAGAACTGTATGTTGAAGTGTGTAAGCATGCAGATAAGCCGGGAGTTGAATCAGATTTCGACGAAGAAGAAAAGTTTGATAGAAGCTCAAATGGTCCAGCTCCACAAGACAAACAACTAATCTTGTGCACTCGTGCCTCAAGTGTACGAGCAGATAAAGAAGTCGACCCTGTTCGGGAATCTCCCCCC GAAAATGAACGAGTGATCATGCAGATAAAAGAACCGGAGCTTCCAATACAAG AATTGCAGGAAAACTATGAATCCTGGAACGGAAAACATGTTCGATATAGCATCCCTAAGGATTTCGTATGCCCCTTGACAGGTCTTCTTTTTAGAAATCCAGTGACTCTCGAGACTGGTGAAACTTTCGAGCAAGAAACTATAGCAGactggtttagtactcaagggTGCTTCATGTGTCCAGTTACCAGAAAAACTTTGCAATATCAGGCTGTGCCACCAACGAATCTCATTCTGAAGCGTATTATCGATAAATGGAAGACGGATTATATCGAACATATCTTGGCTCTACTCTCACAAGTAACATCAGGTGATGGTGGAGGTATAGAAGTATATGATACTAACATGATTATTTCCATCTTAGGGCAACTTCTCCCGGTTTTTAGCGAGGAGCAGAGGATAGTACATGCTAGACGAGTTTTATCGTTGGGTGGCCTGCGGTTGCTCTTAATAAGTTTTCAGTCTTCCATCTGTGAGGAGAAGACATTTATCGTAGAACTGCTGTGCTGTTGCGTTGAAGCTGATGCGGACTGTAGGAATAGGATTGCTCGAGACATAAATCAGTCGAACTTGCTAGAAATGCTTCACAGTGAACAACTAGTATCTAGAAAAAAAGCAGTGTTACTTCTGGCTGAACTAGTTTGTTTTAACAG AAGGACCAGAGTGAAACGCTTTTTGGAACGCCTCGGTGATGAGGAGTTACGAAATGCAATAGGCCATTTAAACATGTATCTTCAGACTTGCCCTCTGGAAGAGACACCGTTAGTCGCTGTTCTGATTCTGCATATTGATCTTCTG TCAGGAAGATGTGCCAGCAACACATATAAACAGAAGGCGGTTGATGCCCTCACCGCGTCCCTGATAAGCAGCTTAACCGACAATGAAAAAGTCCAAAACAAGTGTTGCAGAGCTCTCCTTATCCTCGGAGGCTTCTTCTCCTCGTCTGGGAAACTTATGACGGAGGATTGGATTCTTAAACTAGCCGGTTTTCCCAATGGTCCAGATTCGGATGATGCTGAGGATTGTACAACAGTTACAACG GCTTTTGCGTCCgaatatgaggaagaagaggctGCGAGGGAGAGATGGCTAATGAGTTTGTCAGCTTCACTGGTCGGGGATGGGAAGAAGTCATTCTTGGATGCTGTTTCCAAGTGCCTGAGGTTAGGGAAGCCAGACTTGGTGAGGGTGTGTCTGACAACAGTGGCTTGGTTGAGCTTCTCACTCGCCTCATTGCACGACACGAGACATCAGGTTTCCGCCTTCTCTGCTCTAATATCTCCACTCAAGCAGTACCTCGAGTATGGGGTGCTAGTCGAGCAAAGGGCTCTCGCTGCACTTTCTCTGCTAAACTTCAGTACAATTCCAG AATGCCGGATATTGCTGATGAAGATTGGCGATGAGATCGGTCCTTCGTTGGATGAGCTAGCAGAAGTAACATGGACCGCTACGGAGCTGTATACAATCATATATTGCCAAAGGAGGTAG
- the LOC121761265 gene encoding serine/threonine-protein kinase UCN, producing MDSNKSGAPAHDIHSLRAVKVLGKGATGTVFLVHDNSGDSPFALKVVEKSSADRRARHEISLLRRLSPHPFLPHLICSSEDDQFIWWGIPFCPGGDLNALRHRQNDHVFSPAAIRFYLAEILLALHHLHHQGIAYRDLKPENILIQLSGHVTLTDFDLSRDLPPRSTCHMKPKSARVSPADERSNSFVGTEEYVAPEVIRGDGHDFSVDWWAMGVLAYEMMYGTTPFKGRNRRETFRKILISRPERVGVGKADALTDLIGKLLEKDPARRLGYWRGAAEIMEHRFFRGLRWELLTEVVRPPFLPSEEVVGEGEIDITEHFRRVKVPPSPLRSSSDDDVSITDF from the coding sequence ATGGATAGCAATAAAAGTGGAGCGCCGGCGCATGACATACACAGCCTCCGAGCCGTGAAGGTACTCGGAAAAGGCGCCACCGGCACAGTATTCCTCGTCCACGACAACTCCGGCGACTCTCCCTTCGCCCTCAAGGTAGTCGAGAAATCCTCCGCCGACCGCCGCGCCCGCCACGAAATCTCCCTCCTCCGCCGCCTCTCCCCCCACCCCTTCCTCCCCCACCTCATCTGCTCCTCCGAGGACGACCAATTCATCTGGTGGGGCATCCCCTTCTGCCCCGGCGGCGACCTCAACGCCCTCCGCCACCGCCAAAACGACCACGTCTTCTCCCCCGCCGCCATCCGCTTCTACCTCGCCGAAATCCTCCTCGccctccaccacctccaccaccaggGCATCGCCTACCGCGACCTCAAGCCCGAAAACATCCTCATCCAGCTGTCCGGCCACGTCACCCTAACCGACTTCGACCTGTCACGTGACCTCCCCCCGCGAAGCACGTGCCATATGAAACCGAAAAGCGCGCGCGTTTCTCCAGCCGACGAGCGCTCGAACTCGTTCGTCGGCACGGAGGAGTATGTCGCCCCGGAGGTCATCCGAGGCGACGGCCACGACTTCTCCGTCGACTGGTGGGCGATGGGAGTGCTCGCCTACGAGATGATGTACGGGACGACGCCGTTTAAGGGGAGGAACCGCAGGGAGACGTTTCGGAAAATATTGATATCCCGGCCGGAGCGCGTCGGCGTCGGGAAGGCCGACGCGCTGACGGACTTGATCGGGAAGTTGCTGGAGAAGGACCCGGCGCGGCGGCTCGGGTACTGGAGGGGCGCGGCGGAGATAATGGAGCACCGTTTCTTTCGGGGGTTGAGGTGGGAGCTGCTGACGGAAGTCGTGCGGCCGCCGTTTCTGCCGTCGGAGGAGGTGGTGGGGGAAGGTGAGATTGATATTACGGAGCACTTTCGGAGGGTGAAGGTGCCGCCGTCGCCGTTACGGTCGTCGTCGGATGATGACGTGTCGATAACGGATTTCTGA